The Pseudomonas asiatica genome has a segment encoding these proteins:
- a CDS encoding ATP-binding protein, giving the protein MDPIANPYSPGAGAPPPALAGRDALLKQVSIAIARIRRGRAAKSVLMVGLRGVGKTVLLEKMRIEAEAEGVHAIRMEAPENRSLPALLAPQLRLALLRLSRVEAARDLAQRGLRALAGFAKSLKVTYADIEVGLDLEPEPGLADNGDLEGDLATLLEEAGKAAQRADTALVMFIDELQYVAEDQLAALITALHRCAQGQLPVTLVGAGLPQLRGRCGNAKSYAERLFDFPEIGPLAPEAARFAVVRPAEDEGVEFEEAALESVLAHSQGYPYFLQEWGKHSWDVASQSPITSADVETASEQAIATLDESFFRVRFDRLTLAEKKYLRGMADLGAGPHRSGDIAASLARKVSTLAPLRSALIEKGMIYSPNHGDTAFTVPLFDEFMRRIMPGDDWRMG; this is encoded by the coding sequence ATGGACCCGATCGCTAATCCCTATTCCCCGGGAGCAGGCGCGCCGCCGCCGGCATTGGCTGGTCGCGACGCATTGCTCAAGCAGGTAAGCATCGCAATCGCCCGCATTCGCCGGGGCCGAGCGGCGAAGAGCGTGCTGATGGTCGGCTTGCGCGGCGTGGGCAAGACTGTACTGCTCGAAAAAATGCGCATTGAAGCCGAGGCCGAGGGTGTTCATGCCATACGCATGGAGGCGCCGGAAAACCGTTCGCTACCCGCACTGTTGGCGCCCCAATTGCGCCTGGCGTTGCTTCGCCTGAGCCGGGTGGAAGCGGCTCGGGACCTGGCTCAACGTGGGTTACGAGCCCTTGCCGGCTTTGCAAAGTCGTTGAAAGTTACTTACGCGGACATAGAGGTGGGTCTGGATCTGGAGCCGGAGCCAGGCTTGGCTGATAACGGTGACCTCGAAGGCGACTTGGCGACCTTGCTGGAGGAGGCCGGCAAGGCCGCACAGCGCGCGGACACGGCGCTGGTGATGTTCATCGACGAGTTGCAGTACGTTGCCGAAGATCAGTTGGCCGCGTTGATTACAGCCTTGCATCGCTGTGCCCAGGGCCAGTTACCTGTCACGCTGGTTGGGGCTGGCCTGCCTCAATTGCGCGGGCGTTGTGGTAACGCGAAATCCTATGCGGAGCGACTGTTCGATTTCCCTGAGATCGGCCCGCTTGCTCCTGAGGCCGCAAGGTTTGCGGTAGTACGGCCTGCAGAAGATGAAGGCGTGGAATTCGAAGAGGCGGCGCTGGAAAGTGTGCTGGCACATTCACAGGGCTATCCGTACTTCCTGCAGGAGTGGGGCAAGCATTCATGGGATGTAGCCTCGCAGAGCCCCATCACCAGCGCTGATGTCGAAACTGCTTCAGAGCAGGCGATTGCCACACTGGATGAGAGCTTCTTCCGGGTGCGCTTTGACCGCCTGACGCTTGCGGAAAAGAAGTACCTGCGTGGCATGGCGGATCTGGGGGCCGGCCCTCATCGTTCTGGTGATATCGCGGCCAGCCTGGCGCGTAAGGTTTCCACGCTTGCACCGCTGCGCAGTGCATTGATCGAGAAAGGGATGATCTACAGCCCGAACCACGGTGATACGGCGTTCACGGTGCCGCTCTTCGATGAGTTCATGCGGCGTATCATGCCGGGCGATGATTGGCGGATGGGCTAG
- a CDS encoding HD domain-containing protein, whose protein sequence is MYSSIAGIQVPASAMAREITELVRDTASPLLFHHSSRVFYFAALAGQRLGLRYDSELLYAGCMFHDMGLTHQHSSDCCRFEVDGANAARDFLQRHGVDERDVERVWTAIALHTTPGIPEHMHPLIALVTAGVETDVLGLHHEGLGIAARDAVVQAHPRGERFKEAIIQAFYDGIRHKPQTTFGNVKADVIADKEPAFRPGNFCSVIRQSCWAS, encoded by the coding sequence ATGTACTCATCTATCGCTGGTATCCAGGTGCCCGCCAGCGCCATGGCTCGGGAAATCACCGAGCTCGTCCGTGACACGGCTTCCCCTTTGCTGTTCCACCACTCCAGCCGGGTGTTCTACTTCGCGGCCCTTGCCGGGCAGCGGCTGGGACTGCGCTACGACAGTGAACTGTTGTACGCAGGCTGCATGTTCCATGACATGGGCCTGACCCATCAGCACAGCAGCGATTGCTGCCGCTTCGAGGTGGACGGTGCCAATGCGGCGCGCGATTTCCTCCAGCGCCACGGCGTGGACGAGCGCGATGTCGAGCGTGTGTGGACGGCGATCGCGCTGCATACCACGCCGGGCATTCCAGAGCACATGCACCCGCTGATCGCCCTGGTCACGGCGGGGGTAGAGACTGATGTGCTGGGGTTGCACCACGAAGGGCTGGGGATTGCCGCGCGGGACGCCGTGGTCCAGGCGCACCCGCGTGGGGAGCGGTTCAAGGAGGCGATCATCCAGGCGTTTTACGACGGGATTCGGCACAAGCCGCAGACCACGTTTGGCAACGTGAAGGCGGATGTGATCGCGGACAAGGAGCCTGCATTCCGGCCTGGGAATTTCTGCAGCGTCATTCGGCAGTCCTGCTGGGCGAGCTGA
- a CDS encoding GlxA family transcriptional regulator: MPSAPITVAILAMPGVQLLDACGPLDVFAEANRQAGRDAYRLLLLACEPGPLVSSSGTRLVADGWIGEDLEAIDTLLVAGTPQAAEQYLRPGILDWLRQRAGACRRYGSVCTGAFALAAAGLLDDRRVTTHWAVAQPLAERYPRVQVDADAIQVHDGNLRTAAGVTAGLDLALALVEEDLGRHIAKQVAGHLVMYFKRPGGQLQFSRQGGTSPVGRSALQGLQRYVAANPALDHGVASLAARVGLSPRHFARVFQGDVGMTPAAWVELARVNAARARLEAGREAPKQVAALCGFANADTLRRAFVKHVGVTPAEYRKRFGRSG; encoded by the coding sequence ATGCCCTCTGCCCCCATCACGGTCGCCATCCTGGCCATGCCCGGCGTACAACTGCTGGATGCCTGCGGCCCGCTCGATGTGTTCGCCGAAGCCAACCGCCAGGCCGGCCGTGACGCCTATCGCCTGCTGTTGCTGGCTTGCGAACCGGGGCCGCTGGTGAGCTCTTCCGGTACGCGCCTGGTCGCCGACGGCTGGATCGGCGAAGACCTGGAAGCCATCGACACCTTGCTGGTCGCCGGCACGCCGCAGGCTGCCGAGCAGTACCTGCGCCCCGGCATTCTCGACTGGCTGCGACAACGCGCGGGCGCTTGCCGGCGTTACGGCTCGGTGTGCACGGGGGCGTTTGCCCTGGCGGCTGCCGGGTTGCTGGATGACCGGCGTGTGACCACCCATTGGGCCGTGGCGCAGCCGCTGGCCGAGCGTTATCCGCGGGTGCAGGTGGATGCCGACGCCATTCAGGTGCATGACGGCAACCTGCGTACCGCTGCGGGGGTAACGGCCGGGCTGGACCTGGCGCTGGCCCTGGTGGAAGAAGACCTGGGGCGGCATATTGCCAAGCAAGTTGCCGGGCACCTGGTGATGTACTTCAAGCGGCCTGGCGGGCAGCTGCAGTTCAGCCGGCAAGGTGGGACATCACCGGTTGGGCGTTCGGCATTGCAGGGGTTGCAGCGTTACGTGGCCGCCAACCCTGCACTGGACCACGGGGTTGCCAGCCTGGCTGCGCGGGTTGGGCTGAGCCCGAGGCATTTTGCACGGGTGTTTCAGGGTGATGTGGGCATGACCCCGGCCGCGTGGGTGGAGCTGGCGCGGGTGAATGCTGCGCGGGCGCGGCTGGAGGCTGGGCGAGAGGCACCGAAGCAGGTGGCGGCGCTGTGCGGGTTTGCCAATGCGGATACGTTGCGGCGGGCGTTCGTGAAGCATGTGGGGGTGACGCCGGCGGAGTATCGCAAGCGGTTTGGGCGGTCGGGGTGA
- a CDS encoding 5'-nucleotidase has protein sequence MPYPIEQKLVIGVASSALFDLTVSDDIYQTQGVEAYRQHQQQNLDEPFPKGVAFPFIRRFLSINQAFPEQLPVEVVLLSRNSPETGLRVFRSISHYQLDITRAAFMSGRSPYEYIPAFNASLFLSANEEDVQKAIDANYPAGRVLPTRIYDDEIDTELRVAFDFDGVIADDEAERVYKRDDNLDEFQEHERVRKGIPHSPGPLADLYRKLSLIRMLEDRKLAEDPAYKRILRIAIVTARNAPSHERVVTTLKDWGVSPDECFFLGGMEKPRVLSILKPHVFFDDQRSHLQSPAGDLPMVHVPFGVANRERSVADSALDVPHRYSVAPEVVAEPVGAALCRERAAKRPQD, from the coding sequence ATGCCCTACCCCATCGAACAGAAACTGGTCATCGGCGTTGCTTCGAGTGCGCTGTTCGACCTCACCGTCTCGGACGACATCTACCAGACCCAGGGCGTCGAGGCTTACCGCCAGCACCAGCAGCAGAACCTGGACGAACCCTTCCCCAAGGGCGTGGCGTTCCCGTTCATTCGCCGCTTCCTGAGCATCAACCAGGCCTTCCCCGAGCAGCTGCCGGTGGAGGTGGTGCTGCTGTCGCGCAACTCGCCGGAAACCGGCCTGCGGGTGTTTCGCTCGATCAGCCACTACCAGCTGGACATCACCCGCGCGGCGTTCATGTCGGGCCGCTCGCCCTACGAGTACATCCCGGCGTTCAATGCCTCGCTGTTTCTCAGCGCCAACGAGGAAGATGTGCAGAAAGCCATCGACGCCAACTACCCGGCCGGGCGGGTGCTGCCGACACGCATCTACGATGACGAGATCGACACCGAACTGCGGGTAGCCTTCGACTTTGACGGGGTGATTGCCGATGACGAGGCCGAGCGCGTGTACAAGCGCGACGACAACCTGGACGAGTTTCAGGAGCATGAACGCGTGCGCAAGGGCATCCCGCATTCGCCGGGGCCGCTGGCGGACCTGTACCGCAAGCTTTCGCTGATTCGCATGCTCGAAGACCGCAAGTTGGCCGAGGACCCGGCGTACAAGCGCATCTTGCGGATTGCCATCGTGACGGCGCGCAATGCCCCTTCGCACGAGCGGGTGGTGACGACGTTGAAGGATTGGGGCGTATCGCCGGACGAGTGCTTCTTTCTGGGCGGGATGGAAAAACCCAGGGTGCTGTCGATACTGAAGCCGCATGTGTTCTTTGATGACCAGCGCAGCCATTTGCAATCGCCGGCGGGGGATTTGCCGATGGTGCATGTGCCGTTCGGGGTGGCGAATCGCGAGCGTTCGGTGGCAGACTCTGCGCTCGACGTGCCCCACAGGTACAGCGTTGCTCCCGAGGTTGTCGCTGAACCTGTGGGAGCGGCCTTGTGTCGCGAAAGGGCCGCAAAGCGGCCCCAGGATTGA